gtgtcagcagttcctgcatgatgaaggcattgatgctaacgACCGGCCTGCCCGTTACCCAGTCCTGAATCCAatcgaacacatctgggacatcatgtctttttccatccaccaatgccacattgcaccacagactgtccaggagtttactgatgccttaatccaggtctgtgaggagattcctcaggataacatccactgcctcatcaggagcatgatcAGGCGTTGGcgttatagggaggtcatacaggcgcgtggaggccacacacactactgagcataatttccttgtcttgaggcatttcctctgaagttggatcagcctgtaatttgattttcctctttgattttgagcatcattccatctccagacctccatggaatattagttgtgatttacattgatcatttttaggttttactattCTCAaagcattccactatataatgaataaagatgtacaactggaatatttctttcagtgatatctaggatgtgggatggtgtttcttttatttttttgagcagtgtacaataTAGTGATATTTTCTAAATTTATAATATTTATTCCAACagagctcagttgagagctcctggaggctTGATCTGCATGGTTGGAGGTTGTTGGTTGGTTGTTGttatttgagaaggcgtttggtggatttatctgtgagtgTTGTTAGGTTTGAGcgcgtgagggtatgtgcacacgttgcagattccctgcgtttttttccacgcagaaatgctgcagatccgcaagtgatttacagtacaatgtaaatcaatggcaaaaaaaattctgtgctaatggtgcgtaaaaatctgcacagaaaacgcaaaaaatgtttttgcaccccttccataatagaaatccacaggggtaaaaaaaaggaagaaatccgcacaaaatctgcagcaaatccgcaaaaaaaaaacgcgcaaaaaaagcgCAGATTCTGACcggcattttctgccaagaaatgcagaatctgcacagaaaattccacagtcaaatcagcAACGTGCGCATATAGCCTGATAATTCCACTCCTTCTCCtagtttggtttaaccccatcctccactctcaGGTGTTTACCTCTGCTGTTTGTGTAAGTATATTTGTATGACTggcattttcctttatccctgttcatgtTACCTTGTTAGTGTGGTTGGTGTGCTATGATACACTACTTCTACCCTGTTCCCTGACTGGGGGAAGGGTTCAGATTTAAGGTCGATTCAggcgctaaggcaaggtacgtggccccagcgtcttcaccatcagaagtaatctttgGAACAGGGCGAGCTTGGGCgctcctagcattagggacagggaaggagcccctggtcccaggacacccgacaacagagccgTGACAAAAAGATAGAATCGTTTTGCTCTTTCATACCAGCCTGGGCACTTTTCTCACAAATTGGGTGAGACTTATAGGAAAGGATATTTTATTGAAAGACGTTTCTATTTAAATTTGATGAATTCTTTGCTAATACCAGCATTTTTGCCAATGATAAATTCAAACCAAATTATGCAAGGAAGTTACATAACTTTATTTTTATACAATGACCTAGATTTATATATGATATAAAATTAGAACACTAATTCCATGTTAAAGGTCAATCTTTCACCAGTTTTCTGCTGCCTAACCTAAGAGCAGCGTAATGTAGGagctgagaccctgatttcagcggtgtatcacttactgggctccttagtgtacttttttttttttaaaaatactgttttatcagcaggatattatcagtaAAGGACTAATAAACTTGCTGTcaggtagtccaaccacgcccctatcactgattggcagctttctgcttatgcacagtgtacacagtaagctgtcaaacagtggtgtgggcggggttatacagacatCAGGTGgttgatctgcagcagataaaactggtgttaatcaaaactacagcacgcagtaaagtaagtgatacatcgctggaatcagtgtctctgcctctacatcatattGTTCTCAGAAGGGGTAGACAAACCTGTTTACAGATTGCCGTTTGAGGAGAGGTAGCTACACAACTCTGAGACAGAAAATCATATTTTGGTCATCACCACGACATATAAAGCACTGCAGTTTCATGAAATGATTGTTAATGGAATCTATGAGTAATAACACTAGTGCCTTATGTCAAACCAATTAATTCttagtaaaatagtaaaaaaatgaaGCATTCATTGAAAACGAGCAGAAACATTTCTTCAGCTCTCACAGTAATTAATACATGAAACAAAATGGCCATGGTGGCTCTAATAGTTGGTTTCCGGAGTAGCTGTAAGGTCAGTATTGTGATGTGTCTTTGTTTAGGGAGCAAGAACGACAAATTACAGCAGTTACGTCTGCCCAGATAAATGAAAGCACAGGACTAATTGCTGTGGTCGGACAGCTGCCTGTACAGGAATGAGTCATAACCGTCCACCAAGGAAACAGAGAACTGTAAAATGCCTTCATTCTGGATTATGAAAATTTGCGCGACGGTTTCCAAAAATTGCCGGCAAGTGTGGAGTTGCAGCATTGAAATTCGGAGTGCAACAACCCAATTTATCGATTAGCTAGTGCTAAAAAGAGACAAAATATATTTAATTTTGttaatgacataatcagtccatcacGTACTGGTAGCGGTTATTTTCTTTACCATAGAACACATATACAGAACCTGCAGATGCCTCAtccttctccccctcctcctcctttgtATCTACAAACTGTTTTGCACtcttatgtatttttattttttctaaaaaaaaaatatcccaatagaTATGCTAATATTTTGTATGAAAAAGAAAATGTGTTTAATATCTTTACGACCACCGATACACGgacgttaaggggccttattccctcatcgATATTTTAAAACATCAATCATGAATACGAGCAAAAATCCTGTATATGACAGCTAACACCCTGCGGGCATCAGCCTCGACCGAAAATCTTAAATACTCGACAGCGtcatttaaggctggtttcacatttgcgtctgtgtgcgcAGTGTTTCATCCGCAACAATCCGAATGCGTCATGTAtgcctatatttaacatggtgtacgcagggacatgcgtttgcatcagtTCGCATGCATCAGCGTACGCATGCTTCATTTCTCGGTGCGGTGgggtccggcgaacgcaacatgttgcatttttttttaagctGCAAAAATCCGTCAAATATGTGCAGTCATGCACATGCGAATGAgtgtgtcaaaaaaacgcattactgtctatggaaacgcatgtgtacacaaggacatgcgtacgcacatGCTTTCAATACGCATGCATAATTTTAATGAGCTGGTCCAGGAAGTGATTCAACCACCTGCTAATTGATAGCTCTTTAAAAGGAAGTGTGGACACTGCAAGGCCATAACTCTCTGGACGATAGCAAAAGACTGGCTATGTAAGTACAGAATCTTTGAAAATGTCTCTCTCACTGCTGTTTGTACTTTGTGCTAATGTTTTTTTCTGATACTTTTAGACTTGTCTACTCTCCTGGTGCAGTGGTTGTCTCCTGGTGCAGTGGTTGTCTCCTTGTGCAGTGGGTGTCTTTTGGTGCAGTGGTTGACTCCTAGTTGTCTCCTGGTGCAGTGGTTGTCTTTTGGTGCAGTGGTTGACTCCTAGTTGTCTCCTGGTGCAGTGGGTGTCTTTTGGTGCAGTGGTTGACTCCTAGTTGTCTCCTGGTGCAGTGGGTGTCTTTTGGTGCAGTGGTTGACTCCTAGTTGTCTCCTGGTGCAGTGGGTGTCTCTTGTTGCAGTGGTTGACTCCTAGTTGTCTCCTGGTGCAGTAGTTGTCTTTTGGTGCAGTGGTTGTCTCCTTGTGCAGTGGGTGTCTTTTGGTGCAGTGGTTGACTCCTAGTTGTCTCCTGGTGCAGTGGTTGTCTTTTGGTGCAGTGGTTGACTCCTAGTTGTCTCCTGGTGCAGTGGGTGTCTTTTGGTGCAGTGGTTGACTCCTAGTTGTCTCCTGGTGCAGTGGGTGTCTTTTGGTGCAGTGGTTGACTCCTAGTTGTCTCCTGGTGCAGTGGGTGTCTCTTGTTGCAGTGGTTGACTCCTAGTTGTCTCCTGGTGCAGTAGTTGTCTTTTGGTGCAGTGGTTGTCTCCTTGTGCAGTGGGTGTCTTTTGGTGCAGTGGTTGACTCCTAGTTGTCTCCTGGTGCAGTGGTTGTCTTTTGGTGCAGTGGTTGACTCCTAGTTGTCTCCTGGTGCAGTGGGTGTCTTTTGGTGCAGTGGTTGACTCCTAGTTGTCTCCTGGTGCAGTGGTTGTCTCTTGGTGCAGTGGTTGACTCCTAGTTGTCTCCTGGTGCAGTAGTTGTCTTTTGGTGCAGTGGTTGACTCCTAGTTGTTTCCTGGTGCAGTGGTTGTCTCTTGGTGCAGTGGTTGACTCCTAGTTGTCTCCTGCTGCAGTGGTTGTTTTCTGTTTGTCTCCCGGTGCTGTTTTCtgtcctggtgaggacaacactgtctatgtaagtatagaagctttgaaaatgtctgtctctctcaaTGCTTTTTCTGTTCCTTGCAGACTGGTCGACTCTCCTGGTGCTGCGGTTTTCTTCTGGTTGTCTCCTGGTGTTGCTGTTGTCTCCTGATGCTGCCGTCTGTCCCTGACCTGTGCttactgctgtgctgttggactactgcctgtgatgtaagtattggtgtccatgtCTTTTTTTTTGTCAACATTGTGTTAGGACAGTGTTCCTAAACTCTGGTCctccagagccaccaacaggtcatgtgttcaggattttcttagtattgcccgGGTGATATTTGcaccacctgcacaggcaataattccatcacctgtgcaataccaaggaaatcctgaaaacatgacctgttggtggctcttgatgatcagagttggggaacactgtgttaGGATTTTaccaaatttattttttcttctctgttcttttctgtagttgactgctgcctgctcttcaaacATGTCATCAAGCGAAGAACTGACTTCTTCCCAGGGTGGACCTGACaaagattatgtaatcacatttgctatactgattggtatgtattgactggcaatactccacatgtgttaaatcatattAGATAATGTTAAATCACCTTaggacaatatataaaaaaaaccataaaataaTTTAAATTTGtataaaataatattaataattgccCATGGTGTTAAAACAAAGAAAAGAAGTGGGGACCACTCGTAACCAGAAACAACCCAACCACCAGAGTTATGGATACACCAGGAAAACCAAACTGGATCATATAGATCAAAATAATATCTTTATTGACAAGTAGTAGCgatacagaaaaatataaaaaaatattaataaacaaACTGTGTACGAATCAAGACAGTATGTATAACATATTTAATATGTAGATCAAAAAATGAATAGATAAACCCGTAAGCACAAATTGTATAGAATGTCACTAATGGACCTGTGCAAGGTAATGATTCCTCAAATTTCGGTATTACCAGTTCCCTAATAAAATTCTAAGAGTAAAAAAAATCTATAATAGGACATATAAATACATGTGCCAAAgtgcaaaaaatataaaaatgaatatTAAACATATAGGGCAATAAGTGGAAGTCACACAAAAACTGTGTAATACCGCaaaataaagtgcagagtgcaaaaGTAGATTCAGGGAAGGATCCTACCAATCACACTGGATGTCTGGTTGTATTTTTGGCTTGATTATAAGCTCTTTTATTGACCATTTACTGTAACCGCGGTCTAAAAATCGGCTCTTGAGTTCTTCAGCCTGTTCTTCAAAATCATTGTCCTCTGAGCATATCCTGCGTAGTCGCAGAAACTGACCTATAGGAATAGagcgttctagaatatgcatgtccacctagtatattgcacagctcacgtagtatattgcccagccacgtactatattgcccagccacgtagtatactgcccagcgacgtagtatattgcccagcgacgtagtatattgcccagccacgtagtatattgcccagccatgtagtatattgcccagcaacgtagtatattgcccagtgacgtaatatattggccagccacgtagtatattgcccagccaagtagtatattgcccagccacgtagtatattgcccagtgatgtagtatattccccagcccacgtagtatattggccagccatgtagtatattgcccagttacatagtatattcccTAGTGATgtactatattgcgcagccacgtagtatattgcacagccctcgtagtatattgcccagtgacgtaatatattggccagccacgtagtatattgtccagccacgtagtatattgcccagccacgtagtatattgcccagtgacgtagtatattgcccagccacgtagtatattgcacagcgaagtagtatacagcacagagccacatagtatattggcaagtcacgtagtatattgcccagctacgtagtatattgcccagccaggtttgtcacaggtgaaaaaataaaaaataaacatatactcatctttccgagggagcccttgcagTCCATGGCAGgtcccggtcccagggttggtagcgcaggacctgtgatgacgtcgcggtcacatgaccgtgacgtcatggcaggtctttgtagcgcaggcgcgcagggcctgtgataacgtcgcagtcacatgaccgtgatgtcatggctggGCCTtgtcgcacaggcgcgcagggcctgtgatgatgtcgcggtcacatgaccgtgacatcatggcaggtccttctgccaccggaacctgcaacggaagatggcggccggcgcgagctgcaacggagggtgagtatagcaggtttttttttatttattattatttttaacattacattttttactattgatgccgcataggcagcatcaatagtaaaaagttggggacacacagggttaatagcagcggtaacggagtgcgttacccgtggcataacgtggtccgttaccgccagcattaaccctgtgttagcggtgaccggaggggactatgcgggtgacaggcacagactgcagggagtaaggagcggccattttcttccggactgtgcctgtcgctgattggtcgcggcagccatgacagacagctggcgaagccaatcagcgaatgaataaccgtgacagaaggacagacagatggaagtgacccttagacaattatatacagtagTAGATCTTGCAGTATTGCACAGTTCCTATGTGATTTTCCTGTTTGATTGCTAGGATCCTTCCCTGAATCTACTTTTGCACTCAGCAGCACTTTATTTTGCGGTATTACACATTTTTTGTGTGACTTCCACTTGTTGTCCTATATGTTTTATATTCATTTTTGCACTTTGGCACATTTATTTATACGTCTTAGTATAGATTTTTTTTACTCTTAGAATTTTATTAGGGAACTTGTTATACCCAAATTTGGGGAATCATTACCTTGCACAGGTCCATTAGTGACATTCTATACAATTTGTGCTTACAGGTTTATTTAATCATTGTTTTTTAAtctacatattaaccccttcatgaccttgggattttccatttttccgtgtttgtttttcactcccctccttcccagagccataacctttttatttttctgtcaatgtgagggcttattttttgcgaaacaagttgtacttttgaacgacatcattggttgtagcatgtcgtgtactagaaagcaggaaaaaaattccaagtgcggtgaaattgcaaaaaaagtgcaatccctcacttttttgctaggttcactaaatgctaaaactgacctgccattatgattctccaggtcattacgagttcatagacacctaacatgtctaggttattttttatctaagtggtgaataaaaattccaaactttgctaaaaaaaaaaaaattgtgccattttccgatacccgtagcgtctccatttttcatgatctggggtcaggtttgggcttattttttgtgtgccgagctggcaattttaatgataccatttcggtgcagatacggtcTTTTTCtcgcacgttattgcattttaatgcaatgttgcggcaaccaaaaaaacgttattctggtgttttgaatttttttctctctacgccgttaggcgttcaggttaatccttttttttattgatagatcgggagattctgaacacagtgataccaaatatgtgtaggttagatttttttttagttgatttattttgaatggggcgagaggggggtgatttaaacgtttatttttattttttttccacatttttttaacttttttttaactttggccatgcttcaatagcctccatgggaggctagaagctggcacagctcgatcgcctctgctacatagcagcgatcattagatcgctgctatgtagctgaattgcagggtggcgctcacagctagccaggatcagtaaccaaagaggtctcaagtacctctatggttactatgcagaagcatcgttgacccccgatcatgtgtcaGGGGTCAGTGATGCGATCATTTCCGTCCGGATGGCcagaagcaccggttaaatgccgctgtcagcatttgacagcggcatttaactagttaatagcggcgggtgaatcgagatttcacccgccactattgcgggcacatctcagctgttcaaaacagctgacatttctcggctttgatgcgggctcaccgccggagccctgcatcaaagtgcggtatctgacctcggacgtactatcctgtccgaggtcagaaaggggttatgttATACTGTACATACTGTCCTGATTCCTACACAGTTTGTTTATTAATAATTTTCTATATTTTTCTGTATCGCTTCTACTTATCAATAAAGATATTATGTTGATCCATATGATCCAGTTTGGTTTTCCTGGTGTATCCATAACTCTGGTGGTTGGGTTGTTTTTATGTGTTACATCATGTAATTTTTTTACAGGTACCTACCAGTGaagagcagtcaagtggaaatgaagCTTCCTAGCAACATCGGACCCAAGTGTCTCAGGAGGAAAGATGGGGTGTAAGTAGTCTTTTCATCAGAGTTgtactagaattttttttttctctataggtTTCACAATGCGAAGAAGCCACACTTGATATAGACAATGAACAACTAATCCACCTTGTGTAAGAACAAGTACCGTTGTGGGACATCCGTGACCGTCAGGGCTCCGACAATGTGGTGATTCTACGTCTCTGGGAAGAAGTAGCAACATCGCTGCTGGCTGATTGAGACAGAaatgattttggtaagtattgcaatgcagtctgACGTGGCAGTGAACCTGATAATGTATGTGCATTTTTTtccaataatttttttctttttttcccccttcacagttaggctatgtgcacacgttcaggatttctcgcagaaaattcctgagaaaaacattttctgcaagaaatccgcaagaaatctgcatgcggttttgccgcgtttttttccggacatttcccaatgcattttgtagtgggaaatccgcaaaaaaaccgcaaaattaatgaatatgctgcggtttttaccgcgatgcgtttttttcgcggagaaaaccgcatcatgtgcacaaaacatgcggaattcattcaaatgatgggatgcttattgtatgcggttttgttttgaggttttatagcgtttttatcgggaaaaaccgcgataaaaccgcaacgtgtgcacacagcctaaagagaaTCAAAATCCGTTGGcgctcgatgaaggaccgcttcaacaaggacatgagagaggagattctggttagaagtggtgctgctcaaaggtTTCGGAAATACAAATAACACTGGAAACTTGCATTTCTGAGGACTGCGCTTGCTCAGCGAACGTaagtaattttatttttattatttttaataatgttttattttttccccacacagagcatggagcagcacaacacaacctggattttttcactaatgtttttctcttttccacacagaacctggtgcagcacaaTATAACCCGGATCATCCCCTGTTGAAGCGGCCCCTCATATACCAGCCACTGAACAGAcgcagtcccaatcatccaccagcgatggagcaaccttgcagacttcacaggctggggaacaggcagctggtccatcaggttttcccctctcccagccctctgccactgctttTGTTGGGTCTTATTGTCAGCatcgagggcctgggagaggtcaggcatgcccgagtttatgcacttaagctcggtcttccaggataGTATTAGGTTGATTGCTAACAGAGTGGAGAGTGGGTTCAAGGATGTGAACAaacgccttgaccgcctggaagctgACCTTGAGAGACCGGCGTAACATTTTTTTTCTGCAATAGAGCAGAGTGTGTCAGAAAACCTTACACCTCAACTCCAGCTGAACGTCATGCAGCAttgccaggctgcttacagccacgCATTGCTGTAGCAGCTGTCCCAGCAGCAGTCATAAAGCTACAATCAACAGGCCAGAATATATTACCAGCAGCCCATCGATTTTTCAACTCCCACACCACCGAACTATCCTACACCACCACCGCCTCCAGGTCACAGAAAGACCATGCTGCTGAGTTCATCAACCCTGTAGCctgcagcatccaccatgctccagagtCCAGCACCCATGCAGCCAGCAGTATCCACGATGCTGCCCACTCCAGCAACCCTGCCCAGTCCAGCAACCCTGCCCAGTCCAGCACCCCTGCCACCAGCAATATCCATGATGCTGCCCACTCCACCACACCTGCCCActccagcacccctgcagccagcaggaTCCACACTGCGGCCCAGTCCAGCACCATGCCAGATGACTGCTACAGAGGCCACCACTCCCACTCAGCCAAGAAAATAGAGGgccaaaagaaataataattccacCAGAACGAAAACCAGGAGCCAAAAAAATATTGAACCCACCCCCTCCGCCCTCACCTACTAATTtgtcactaccttcccttgtgTCTTTGTCTGTCCCTTCCAGTTTGCCTATCGATTCACATGATTCCACTTTGTCATCTATCCTCAATGTCTCCACTGCCATCCCTGATCAAATCTTTAAATttgttgccccttcccctgtaGATGCTTCGATTGTAACCCCTTCCTCATCAACTACCACTAAATCCCcacagctccacacccccaaggtccaccccTATCTCACCCTCACCTAAACCCCGATGCAAAAGCCAATCACCCCGACCTTATCCTTCTTTTTGTTAAACTTTGTAAaataaaagttgtattttatttgcaCTATATCTTGTTTTATTTGTATCTTTATGCGCCGCCACAAACACACACGTGTATTGTATTTTTGAGGGAAGGTATTTTATTATTTAACTCAGCAAACATTAGAGGTAAATTTTAACATTACATGTACATATTTATATCACAGGTACATTTAAACATAACAGGTATGTCATTTTTCCATTACAGGTACATTTAAACATAACAGGTACATTTTACTTAgcggcttaaccctgctgttctgttggtcaaaaatgaccgactttgaacttcaatattctttaaaatattcaagatgcggctctgaaacccgtggccgaccgacccatcctcatttaagtcaatcaaccacaagtttcagaaccgcatcttgaacaccccaaaaaataccaaagttcaaaataggtctccccagaccaaacagaacagcagggtaaatgattttgtcttgccatgccacatgtccatTATCTGAAACAAAATAATAAGAAAACTTATCCCTCATCTGGACAACTTCCACTGTTGTTCTCAGAGGGTGAAATTGGTAATCATGCAATGTTTTCACAACCTTATCAATAGTatcaatttttagattaatggatGTGCACAAAATGCTCCATTTAAATACCAGCAATAAAAATGCACACTCCACGGTTCTTCGTGGCCTTGTCAGTTGGTAGTTGTAAAATGTTTTGTGTGATTTAAGTTACGACTTGAGCATGGTTTAGTGAGCTTTGCACACAtttggaacgcctcatccccaacaacaacaaaagGCATTGTCGGTCCAACAGTGTTAGGAAGAGGTCATGGCTGCAGAAAATTAAAATCATTCCCATACAGAAAGCTACAAAAACCATTGTGTTAGCTCATCGCATATCCTTTCTTTATAGTACCTAAAAGACAAGCCGGAGAATTTtagaaaacacttaaaaaatgaagAGGCATTGTAGATTATGACTTTATCTTCTGATGTGGGCTGCACAGAACGGTGCTGGaaagccagggccgccatcagggcatgacagccgtgactggcgtatggggcccggtgagcagagggggcccgcatcgggccccgtctcatctggtcaccgggccccccctgcaggcgctgcggcagcggcacactattgacgtgcgggcccgcgcccgcacgtcaatagttaacagccgccagccagtctgaggctggcggctgaatagggccgcagtgcgcactcgccgccgccggcgtctgacgtcattgtcagccgccgggcccggcggcgagtgcgtctgtgtggagcctggagagggagcttcacccggcgctggagcttggccaggtaagaagttgtgttttttttttctttgagagctgctgcgatccaggggggcccggggggcaggatgatggacacacaggggcagaaatgctggacacacaggggcagaatggtggacacacaggggcagaaatgctggacacagtggggcagaatggtggacacagtggggcagaatggtggacacacaggggcagaaatgctggacacagtggggcagaatggtggacacacaggggcagaatggtggacacacaggggcagaatggtggacacacaggggcagaatggtggacacacaggggcagaatggtggacacagtggggcagaatgctggacacacaggggcagaaatgctggacacagtggggcagaaatgctggacacagtggggcacaatggtggacacacaggggcagaatggtggacacacaggggcagaatggtggacacagtggggcagaatgctggacacacaggggcagaaatgccggacacagtggggcagaatggtggacacagtggggcagaatgctggacacagtggggcagaaatgctggacacagtggggcagaaatgctggacacagtgggacagaatggtggacacacaggggcagaatggtggacacagtggggcagaatgctggacacagtgacacaggggcagaaatgccggacacagtggggcagaatggtggacacagtggggcagaatgctggacacagtggggcagaaatgtggacacagtggggcagaaatgctggacacagtggggcagaaatgctggacacagtggggcagaaatgctggacacagtggggcaggatgctggacacaatgggggcaggatgctggacacagtggggcagaaatgctggacacagtggggcagaaatgctggacacgggcagaaatgctggacacagtgggacagaatggtggacacacacaggggcagaaatgctggacacacagtggggcagaaatgctggacacagtggggcagaatgctggacacacaggggcagaaatgctggacacagtggggcagaaatgctggacacagtggggcaaaaatgctggacacaggggcagaaatgctggacacagtgggacagaatggtggacacac
The nucleotide sequence above comes from Ranitomeya imitator isolate aRanImi1 chromosome 7, aRanImi1.pri, whole genome shotgun sequence. Encoded proteins:
- the LOC138646121 gene encoding uncharacterized protein; amino-acid sequence: MENVLPATSSSMTSLEVGVRSFGTPGVDPQIHDKEPPKGELTRYLPVKSSQVEMKLPSNIGPKCLRRKDGVAECVRKPYTSTPAERHAALPGCLQPRIAVAAVPAAVIKLQSTGQNILPAAHRFFNSHTTELSYTTTASRSQKDHAAEFINPVACSIHHAPESSTHAASSIHDAAHSSNPAQSSNPAQSSTPATSNIHDAAHSTTPAHSSTPAASRIHTAAQSSTMPDDCYRGHHSHSAKKIEGQKK